The DNA window GGCATCAGGGCGCGAAATGCCCGGGAAGTTCGTCTCCAAAACAAATCCCGAGGTCACGCGCAGTCACGATCGTGTCCGAGTCGAGCGGCACCGTCTTGATCCGGCCCGCGACTTCGTCCAGGGGCACGAGCACGAGCCGACCATCCCGCAGCGCCACCATGCCGCTCTTCCCTTCTCCTTCGAGGAACCGCACCGCAGCGGCACCGAACCGAAGCGCCAGCAACCTGTCGCTCGTCGAAGGCCCGCCCCCACGCTGGAGATGCCCCAGCACCATCGCCCGCGCTTCCTTCCCCGTACGCGCTGCGAGCTCCTGCGCGATGCGCTCTGCCACGCCACCCAGCACCGCGACCCCGCGAAACGCGTCACCTGCATCCTTGATCGTGATCTGGCCCCCTTGGGGCACGGCGCCCTCGGCCACGACGATGATCGAGAAGCTCCGCCCGCGCGCCTCGCGCTGCATGATCTTCTCGACGATGGGCTCGTAGCTGAACGGGATCTCCGGGAGGAGGATGACGTCTGCGGTCCCGGCCACACCGGCGTGCAGCGCGATCCAGCCGGCGTGCCGGCCCATCACCTCCACCACCATGATCCGCTCGTGTGCCTCGGCGGTCGAGTGCAGCCGGTCGATCGACTCCGTCGCGATCC is part of the Chondromyces crocatus genome and encodes:
- a CDS encoding 6-phosphofructokinase produces the protein MATPKKIAINTGGGDAPGLNAVIRAATLASEGRGWETWGIRHGYRGLLEPSEGGLVRLDRDRVRGITYLGGTILGTANRGDPFKYPTRVEGQPALMPVDRADELVARFRDAGFEALIAAGGDGSMRIAHQLLERGLPRVIGVPKTIDNDVVSTDMTFGFDTAVGIATESIDRLHSTAEAHERIMVVEVMGRHAGWIALHAGVAGTADVILLPEIPFSYEPIVEKIMQREARGRSFSIIVVAEGAVPQGGQITIKDAGDAFRGVAVLGGVAERIAQELAARTGKEARAMVLGHLQRGGGPSTSDRLLALRFGAAAVRFLEGEGKSGMVALRDGRLVLVPLDEVAGRIKTVPLDSDTIVTARDLGICFGDELPGHFAP